A single window of Crassostrea angulata isolate pt1a10 chromosome 8, ASM2561291v2, whole genome shotgun sequence DNA harbors:
- the LOC128161560 gene encoding 34 kDa spicule matrix protein-like, with translation MNAFVILSVLVASCYAGYDKKQVGGPYPGPYPLPGGGQKPGTCPYNSEGGSLGNYCYNDYQCPGQQKCCFVYYSLQRRCQVPQEFQRPGQCPTYYYGQQFGTGYCNTDWQCPYGYKCCSGANGGVNTCRIAVYRGYQGGVGGVYPGVGGVYPGVGGVYPGAGGVYPGAGGVYPGVGGVYPGAGGVYPGSVYPGAGGVYPGLKRKVY, from the exons ATGAACGCCTTTGTGATTTTATCCGTGTTGGTGGCATCTTGCTACGCTGGTTACGACAAGAAACAGGTTGGAGGCCCATACCCAGGTCCATACCCTTTACCAG GTGGTGGTCAAAAGCCAGGAACCTGTCCCTACAACTCTGAAGGTGGCTCTCTTGGAAACTATTGCTACAATGATTATCAATGTCCAGGCCAACAAAAGTGTTGCTTCGTATATTACTCTTTGCAAAGAAGATGCCAAGTTCCCCAGGAATTTCAAAGACCTGGTCAGTGCCCAACCTATTACTATGGACAACAATTTGGAACTGGATATTGCAACACTGATTGGCAATGCCCATACGGATATAAATGTTGCAGTGGCGCTAATGGGGGCGTAAACACATGCAGAATAGCTGTGTACCGAGGATACCAAGGAGGCGTCGGTGGTGTTTACCCAGGCGTCGGTGGTGTTTACCCAGGCGTCGGTGGTGTTTACCCAGGCGCCGGTGGTGTTTACCCAGGCGCCGGTGGTGTTTACCCAGGCGTCGGTGGTGTTTACCCAGGCGCCGGTGGTGTTTACCCCGGTAGTGTTTACCCAGGCGCTGGTGGTGTTTACCCAGGCCTTAAGAGGAAAGTCTACTAA
- the LOC128161174 gene encoding ctenidin-3-like: protein MRSTFIFCTLIVAVSATYYGGGGYSGMGGGHGGIGGGYGGRGGGYGGLGGGYGGIGGGYGGLGGGGYGGIRGGYGGIGGGYGGIGGGYGGLGGGGYGRLGGGGYGGLGGGYGGIGGGYGRLGGGYGGLGGGYGGLGGVGGIGGAGGIGGIGGGYGYDDYSGSAGYIAGGRSGLIGGGHGGLMGRKGGAIGGSYGKPQYWILTTA, encoded by the exons ATGAGGTCCACTTTCATTTTCTGCACACTAATCGTAGCGGTATCTGCAACATATTATGGTGGTGGTGGATATAGCGGTATGGGGGGAGGTCACGGAGGAATAGGTGGAGGGTATGGCGGGAGAGGAGGAGGATATGGTGGACTAGGAGGAGGATATGGTGGAATAGGAGGCGGATATGGTGGACTCGGAGGAGGAGGATATGGAGGGATACGAGGAGGATATGGTGGAATTGGGGGAGGATATGGAGGGATAGGAGGAGGATATGGCGGTCTTGGAGGAGGAGGATATGGCCGTCTTGGAGGAGGAGGATATGGCGGCCTTGGAGGAGGATACGGCGGGATAGGAGGTGGATATGGTCGACTCGGCGGAGGATATGGCGGACTAGGTGGAGGATATGGCGGACTAGGTGGAGTTGGTGGTATTGGAGGTGCTGGTGGTATCGGTGGAATCGGAGGTGGATATGGCTATGACGATTATTCAGGAAGTGCTGGATACATTGCTGGTGGAAGAAGTGGACTAATAGGAGGCGGCCATGGCGGATTGATGGGCAGGAAAGGGG GAGCTATTGGAGGAAGTTATGGGAAGCCAC AGTATTGGATACTAACTACGGCATAA
- the LOC128161650 gene encoding uncharacterized protein LOC128161650, translated as MNTLVVFSVLVASCFAGYDKRPQGGYKYGTCPHYIDYGGLGQSCFSDYQCPGAQKCCNYRCQVPREAQRYGSCPNNPASPGTGQYCNTDRDCYYNQKCCTGIYGTVNTCKYIGYYGYNGANVFGSGQFGGNLNGLQVGPFGTGLGQSVVFDDDFSGVGVPALGGGVPALGGGVPVLGGGVPALGGGVPFLGGVSPVGGAPFFGGAPAVGGVPSFGPVVPRRKTY; from the exons ATGAATACCCTAGTCGTCTTCTCTGTCTTGGTTGCTTCATGCTTTGCCGGCTATGACAAGAGACCCCAAGGGG gctACAAATATGGAACTTGCCCTCACTACATAGACTATGGTGGACTTGGACAATCTTGCTTTTCGGATTACCAGTGCCCTGGCGCCCAGAAATGCTGCAACTACAGATGCCAAGTTCCTCGAGAAGCACAAAGGTATGGTAGCTGCCCAAACAATCCAGCCAGCCCAGGAACTGGACAATACTGCAACACAGACAGAGATTGTTACTACAACCAGAAATGTTGTACTGGTATTTACGGCACCGTCAACACATGCAAGTACATTGGCTATTACGGATATAATGGAGCAAATGTATTCGGATCCGGTCAATTCGGAGGCAACCTGAATGGCCTCCAGGTGGGACCTTTTGGCACAGGACTGGGACAATCCGTTGTGTTTGATGACGATTTCAGTGGAGTTGGCGTTCCCGCTTTGGGAGGCGGCGTTCCCGCTTTGGGAGGTGGAGTTCCCGTTTTGGGAGGTGGAGTTCCCGCTTTGGGAGGCGGCGTTCCCTTTTTAGGAGGAGTTTCCCCTGTGGGAGGTGCTCCTTTTTTTGGAGGAGCCCCTGCTGTAGGCGGTGTTCCAAGCTTTGGTCCAGTAGTACCAAGAAGGAAGACCTATTAA